The window AGTAGCCGCAGCTGAGCTTGGTCAGAAAGGACAGCACCGCATTGCCGAACAGCCGCACCGGCGGCATACCTTGTATCGATTCTGGCCGGAAGAAACGGTTGCCCTTGGTGTAGTCGGCCTCTCCTCGCAGCAGTGGGCGCACGAAATGCGGCAGAAGCGCAGGGTTCATCTGGCCATCGCCGTCGATCTTCACCACGATGTCCATGCCATCAGCAATGGCTGCCTTGTAGGCGGTGACGATGGCTCCACCCACACCGCGGTTTTGCGGGTTGTAGAGCACACGTACCCGTGGATCGCGGTTGTGCTCTTCGATGAAGCGGCCGCTACCATCGGGGCAGGCGTCGTCCACAGCGTAGATGGCTTCCACCTCCGGGCCGATGGCGTTGATCACATCCAGTACGTGCTGGGTGACCTTGTAGCAGGGGATGGCGACCGCGATCTGTCCCGCCTGGGGTGTTATGAGCGGCATCATGCAGATTTCGCTGCGAGCGCCACGCCCAAGAGAATCAGTGCGCCGCCTGCCAGGGTCTGCAACGTGACGGCCTCACCTAACCACAAGCGCGCAAGCAGTGGCACGACTATAAAGGCCAGACCCATGAAAGGATAGGCCAGCGATAGCGGTGCAATGCGTAAGACCCAGACCCAGCCGAACGTTGTTAATGCATATAGAGCTAGGGCAACTAAGAGCCAGACATTCGACGCCCAGTCATACCAGCTAGGCGAAGCGGGGAGGCTCAAGGCGGCTTTTTTAAACAGCAATTGCCCCAACGATATACCGAGGACACAGGTGAGGGTCGCAAAAATAGTAGTGAGCTGCATTGTTGGGCAGCAAGCCAGCACGCTGCTGCCTTGCGCTAAGAGTCAGTATTTGAGCCTATCCCGAGAAACGCTGGAATCAGCACAAGCGGCATTGTAAAAAAAGGTAGCAAGTACCGATATTCCCCTGCAATCGAGAACAGCGTGATGGCGCCAAGCTGGATACCCATGGGGACGCCAACGAGCAATAGGGCGCGTTCACGCCGACGCCAGCCTGCAACCAGTGCCCACAGGGTCAGCGCTATGCCCACGAAAGGCGTCCACAAAAGCCACCTCCATTCGTAAGAGCACTCATATGCACGAAAAAGCCAAGTCTCGGCAGTCCCCCAGTCGTGCAGCCTGAAAAGGGACTTAGCTTTGAGTTGCGCCAGTACATGCACTGCATAGCTATGCGCAGGGAGGCCGCCTTGCGCAAAGGCCGACGTCAACATCACATTCAGCCGACTGCCCGCAAACCTTGGAATGTTGTGCCAAATGTTGTAGGTCAGGAACTGCCGGACCAGTGCCTTGCGGTCCTCCTTGGGCAGGCCCATCACGCGTGGACCCTGTGGGTTGAAAACGAGCGGGTCCCAATAGTCGGGGTCGTAGTACCGCACTACTTGGTCATAAATCCCTCGCCGTTGCAGCAGTTGTACCGTATCGGGGAGCACGCGGGGCTTGCTCGTCCAAAGATTCATGGGACGGGGTTGAAGGAAATTGGCTGTCTCGAAGATGGCCAATGGAAAGAGCACCCCGTGGCTGGGGATGTCGCGGCGCGTTTGGGTAGCCACAATGTTCAGGCCGATGGATGTCAGTAGGATGACTGCAATCCACACTCGGCTGCGTCGGTCGACCCACAGCAGTGCAATCGCTACCGGGGCCAAGAAGATGATGCCGTTGGGCCTTGCGAACGCGGCAAACGGCAGGGTGGCCGCGGTGACCAGCAGTCCTGCCGTGCTCATTCGGCCTGTCTTCACGGCCAGCCACAACTCGAACAGCAAGCCGGCGACTGCTATGGCGTAGTATCCGTCCGGGTACAGGGTGCCTGCGAAATACACCATATGCGGAGTGGCACAGACGAGTAACAGAAGCGCTACACAGCTCTTGCGTAAGCCCTGCTGCCAGTACCAAGCCAGAATCCGTGAAAACACAAGCACCGCCAGTCCCATCAGGATGGCAATCGGTACCTCAACCCGGCGCGTGCCTTCATAGCAAAGCCTTACAAACCAATACCACAGTGCTGGTTTGCCGGAATGCTGGTTCGCTGGATGTTCGATCTCGAGCAGGACAGCAAGGCTGTCTTCGCCGAGCACTCCAGGCCAGAATGCCAGTAGCCAGCTGCCATATATTAACGCCAGCATGCTGGCGAACGAGACGAATGGTCGCCAAGGGAAGGGCAATTGCGAGCCCCAGGTTGTGTTATCGCCGCTCATTGGCTCAATTGGCATTGCCGAGCGCCAACCCCGCATGCTCCCGCAGCGGATGGAAATGGATCTTGGGAAACCGCTCCTGCGCCAGCCGCACGTCATACGGTGACGTGCACAGATACGCCAGCGTGTCCGCCGCATCGTGCGCCAGGCGCAGCGGGTAGGCGTCGGTGAAGGCGCGCAGGTCGGCCGCGTTGTCCGCAGTGATCCAGCGCGCGCCGGTGTACTGGCAGCCTTCCAGGCGCACGTCGGCGTCGTACTCGGCCTTCAGGCGGTGCTGTACCACTTCAAACTGCAGCTGGCCCACGGCGCCCAGCAGCATATTGCCGCCGGCATCGGGCTTGAAGACCTGGATCGCGCCTTCCTCGCCCAGCTGGGCCAGGCCCTGCTGGAGCTGCTTGGTGCGCAGCGGGTTCTTGAGAACCACGGTCATGAACATTTCGGGCGCGAAGAAGGGCAGGCCGGTGAACTGCAGGCTGGCGCCGTCGGTGATGGTGTCGCCCAGCTGCACACCGCCGTGGGTGGTAAAGCCGATGATGTCGCCCGCGTAGGCTTCTTCGACCGCCTCGCGGCGCTGGGACATGAAGGTGACGACCGAGGTGGGGCGCAGCTCCTTGGCGGTGCGTTGCACCTTGAGTTTCATCCCCGGCATGTACTTGCCCGAAGCCACGCGCACGAAGGCGATGCGGTCGCGGTGGTTGGCGTCCATGTTGGCCTGCACCTTGAACACCACGCCGGAGAAACCTTCGTCCTCGGGCTGGATGGTCTTGACCACGGGCTGCTTGTTCACTTCCAGCGTGCTCACGCGCGGGCCGGGCGGCGGGGCCATGTCCACCAGGGCGTCCAGCACTTCCATCACCCCGAAGTTGTTCACGCCGGAGCCGAAAAACACGGGGGTTAGCTTGCCAGCCAGGAAGGCCTCGTGGTCCCAGGCGGGGGAGGCGCCGGTGGCCAGCTCCATGCTGTCCATGGCTGCGTCGAACTCGGCGCCGAAGCGCGCGCGCAGTGTGTCTACGTCAGACAGCGGGATGGCCTCGAAGTCCTGCGGGCGGCGCTCGCTGCCGGACTCGAACACCGTCATGGTCTTGGTGCGCAGGTTGATGATGCCGCCGAAGCTCTTGCCCTGGCCCACGGGCCAGGTCATGGGGCAGCAGGGCATGCCCAGCTCGCGCTCGACCTCGTCCATGATGTCCAGCGGGTCGCGCACTTCGCGGTCCATCTTGTTGACGAAGGTGATGATGGGTGTATCGCGCTGGCGGCAGACCTCGATCAGGCGGCGCGTCTGCGCTTCCACGCCATTGGCCGCGTCGATCACCATCAGGGCGGAATCGACGGCGGTGAGCACGCGGTAGGTGTCTTCCGAGAAGTCCTTGTGGCCGGGTGTGTCGAGCAGGTTGATCACGTGGTCACGGTACAGCATCTGCATGACCGAACTGGCGACCGAGATGCCGCGCTGCTTTTCGATTTCCATCCAGTCGGACGTGGCATGGCGGCTGGCCTTGCGGCCCTTGACGGCGCCGGCGATCTGGATGGCGCCCGAGAACAGCAGCAGCTTTTCCGTCAGCGTCGTTTTACCGGCGTCGGGGTGGGAAATGATGGCAAAGGTGCGGCGGCGCCGGGTTTCTGGGGCGTAGGACACAGGGGTTCCTGAATGGGATGGGGCGGGGCAGCGTGCCCTGCACAAGAATCTTCGGGCCGGGGCCTGCGGGAGGCCGCTAGATCGGCAGTCGCGGGATTTTACTGTTCCGTATAAGGTCGGGGATAGATTCCCCCGGTGGCGTAGCGTCGGGCGAGCACTTGCTTTTATAATCCACCGATCCGAGGAGCGTTGCAGCGTCCCCAGCAAAGGCGGGGCGTGAGGCTCGGAGTCATCTAGCAACGACGCTCATCCACTTCGCGTGCGATGAGTCGTATCGACCATCCCCTGCGCGCAGTGGCTTTTCAAACATGCTTTGGAGCACACCATCATGAACGCACGCGTCAACGCCCCGGTCAACACCGACTGCATCATTGCCGACATCGGCCTGGCCGAATGGGGCCGCAAGGAAATCCGCATCGCCGAGACCGAAATGCCCGGTCTCATGGCCATCCGCGAAGAATTCGCGCCCAAACAGTCGCTCAAGGGTGCGCGCATCACCGGTTCGCTGCACATGACGATCCAGACCGCCGTGCTGATCGAGACCCTGCAGGCGCTGGGTGCCGACGTGCGGTGGGCATCGTGCAACATCTTCTCCACTCAGGATCACGCCGCGGCCGCGATTGCTGCTGCTGGCACGCCCGTGTTCGCCATCAAGGGCGAGACCCTGGCCGAATACTGGGACTACACGCACCGCATCTTTGACTTTGGCCCCGCAGGCACTGAAGGCGAAGGCCCCAACCTGATCCTGGACGACGGCGGTGACGCCACGCTGCTGATGCACCTGGGCAAGCGCGCCGAGAAGGACGCCTCGCTGATCGCCAACCCCACCAGCGAAGAAGAAACCTGCCTGTTCGCCTCCATCAAGGCCAAGCTGGCGGTGGACCCGACGTGGTACAGCCGCAAGATCGCGCAGATCATCGGCGTGACCGAAGAAACCACCACCGGCGTGCACCGCCTGAAGGAAATGTCGGCCAAGGGTTCGCTGATGTTCCGTGCGATCAACGTGAACGACTCGGTGACCAAGTCCAAGTTCGACAACCTATACGGCTGCCGTGAGTCGCTGGTGGACGGCATCAAGCGCGCCACCGACGTGATGATCGCTGGCAAGGTGGCTGTGGTCGCTGGCTACGGCGACGTGGGCAAGGGCAGCGCCCAGGCCCTGCGCGCCCTGAGCGCCCAGGTGTGGGTGACCGAGATCGACCCCATCAACGCCCTGCAGGCCGCAATGGAAGGCTACAAGGTCGTGACCATGGAATATGCCGCCGACAAGGCCGACATCTTTGTGACCACCACCGGTAACAAGGACGTGATCCGCCACGAGCACATGCTGGCCATGAAGGACCAGGCCATCGTCTGCAACATCGGCCACTTCGACAACGAAATCCAGGTCGCTACGTTGGAGCAGTACCAGTGGGAAGAGATCAAGCCCCAGGTGGACCACGTGATCTTCCCGGACGGCAAGCGCATCATCCTGCTGGCCAAGGGCCGCCTGGTGAACCTGGGCTGTGGCACGGGCCACCCCAGCTTCGTGATGTCGTCCAGCTTTGCCAATCAGACCATTGCCCAGATCGAACTGTTCACCCACAGCGACTACTACGAAAACGGCAAGGTCTATGTGCTGCCCAAGCACCTCGACGAAAAGGTGGCGCGCCTGCACCTCAAGAAGGTGGGCGCCATGCTGACCGAACTGACCGACGAGCAAGCCGCCTACATCGGCGTGCCCAAGCAAGGCCCTTACAAGCCTGACACCTACCGCTACTGATCCCGGTGCTGCGCGCCCTGGCGATGGGGCGCGCGCAGGGTGGTCTGGCGCCGTGATGCTGAGCAATGTCTGATTGCTCATAAATTGATAGCTGTTGGCGCTTGATTCAATAGCGCTACCAGCCGATTTGACTCAAAAAGGATGGGCGCGATGCGCGCAGATGTGTTTTTGGTGGAACGTGGCCACGCTGCCACGCGCTCGCAGGCGCAGCGCCTGATTGCCTCGGGGGTGCAGTGGCGCCTGTCGCCGCTGGCGACGTGGCAGAAGGTGGTGAAGAACGGCGACGACATCCCGTCGGTGGCCGAGGTGCAGCTGCTGGACGATGCAGAAGCCAAGTACATCTCGCGCGGCGGGCTCAAGCTCGAAGGCGCGCTCAAGGCACTGGGTCTGCCGGTGGCCGGCCTGCGTTGCCTGGATGTGGGGCAGAGCACGGGCGGCTTTACCGACTGCCTGCTGCAGCAGGGCGCCGCCCAGGTGATTGGCGTGGATGTAGGCCACGCCCAGTTGCACGACCGGCTGCGCAACGACCTGCGCGTGGTGTGTGTGGAGGGCGTGAACGCCCGCTCGCTCACGGCCGACGCCTTGGTGCAGGCCTGTGAGTTGGCCCTGTCCGAAGTCATCGTGCCCGAAGAAGACAACGAGACCCAGCCCGAGGCGCCCTACAGCTGGATGCGCAACGGCGGCCTGGTGGACGAGGCGTACGACGACAGCGACGATGCCAAGGACCAGGACATTGAGGCCTTCAAGACCGAGCGCGCGCAGCGCGCCCAGGGCACGCTGCCCGTGGAACGCCGCCGCCGGCCCGAGTGCGCCGACGTGGACATCACGCCCAGCTTTGCGCTGGTGACGGGCGATCTGTCGTTCATCTCGCTCACCCTGGTGCTGCCTGCGCTGGTGCCTTTGCTGGCGCCCCAG of the Acidovorax sp. 107 genome contains:
- a CDS encoding TlyA family RNA methyltransferase, which codes for MRADVFLVERGHAATRSQAQRLIASGVQWRLSPLATWQKVVKNGDDIPSVAEVQLLDDAEAKYISRGGLKLEGALKALGLPVAGLRCLDVGQSTGGFTDCLLQQGAAQVIGVDVGHAQLHDRLRNDLRVVCVEGVNARSLTADALVQACELALSEVIVPEEDNETQPEAPYSWMRNGGLVDEAYDDSDDAKDQDIEAFKTERAQRAQGTLPVERRRRPECADVDITPSFALVTGDLSFISLTLVLPALVPLLAPQGDLVMLVKPQFELQPGQVGKGGIVRDESLYAVVEQRIRDCCATLGLEVQAWIDSPIQGGDGNREFFVHARRAA
- a CDS encoding peptide chain release factor 3, which codes for MSYAPETRRRRTFAIISHPDAGKTTLTEKLLLFSGAIQIAGAVKGRKASRHATSDWMEIEKQRGISVASSVMQMLYRDHVINLLDTPGHKDFSEDTYRVLTAVDSALMVIDAANGVEAQTRRLIEVCRQRDTPIITFVNKMDREVRDPLDIMDEVERELGMPCCPMTWPVGQGKSFGGIINLRTKTMTVFESGSERRPQDFEAIPLSDVDTLRARFGAEFDAAMDSMELATGASPAWDHEAFLAGKLTPVFFGSGVNNFGVMEVLDALVDMAPPPGPRVSTLEVNKQPVVKTIQPEDEGFSGVVFKVQANMDANHRDRIAFVRVASGKYMPGMKLKVQRTAKELRPTSVVTFMSQRREAVEEAYAGDIIGFTTHGGVQLGDTITDGASLQFTGLPFFAPEMFMTVVLKNPLRTKQLQQGLAQLGEEGAIQVFKPDAGGNMLLGAVGQLQFEVVQHRLKAEYDADVRLEGCQYTGARWITADNAADLRAFTDAYPLRLAHDAADTLAYLCTSPYDVRLAQERFPKIHFHPLREHAGLALGNAN
- the ahcY gene encoding adenosylhomocysteinase, producing the protein MNARVNAPVNTDCIIADIGLAEWGRKEIRIAETEMPGLMAIREEFAPKQSLKGARITGSLHMTIQTAVLIETLQALGADVRWASCNIFSTQDHAAAAIAAAGTPVFAIKGETLAEYWDYTHRIFDFGPAGTEGEGPNLILDDGGDATLLMHLGKRAEKDASLIANPTSEEETCLFASIKAKLAVDPTWYSRKIAQIIGVTEETTTGVHRLKEMSAKGSLMFRAINVNDSVTKSKFDNLYGCRESLVDGIKRATDVMIAGKVAVVAGYGDVGKGSAQALRALSAQVWVTEIDPINALQAAMEGYKVVTMEYAADKADIFVTTTGNKDVIRHEHMLAMKDQAIVCNIGHFDNEIQVATLEQYQWEEIKPQVDHVIFPDGKRIILLAKGRLVNLGCGTGHPSFVMSSSFANQTIAQIELFTHSDYYENGKVYVLPKHLDEKVARLHLKKVGAMLTELTDEQAAYIGVPKQGPYKPDTYRY